From Scomber japonicus isolate fScoJap1 chromosome 22, fScoJap1.pri, whole genome shotgun sequence, one genomic window encodes:
- the c22h11orf68 gene encoding UPF0696 protein C11orf68 homolog, with the protein MEEEEAPVDGEMAPNSAETYAAQAMAADMDPWIVFDSRRTPRSEFDGWLESNRPSKVPRYGNEEGGMGPVGWIAVRGPTYSPDSGDVDGLQEGWEQLLASGRSVSFQTVKELALNYGVLSGKWLMHLDSGFKLDNAWECVARAALDGKVWTCKVSTYDPKGECKQVICAYNENFTDESEIIRLDSVIRATGVKCPLTYKPDVYTYLGIYRNNRWKLCPTIYESKFNLECVPRRSHIINRVTNLEVT; encoded by the coding sequence atggaggaggaggaggccccCGTAGATGGCGAAATGGCCCCCAATTCTGCAGAGACCTACGCTGCTCAGGCCATGGCTGCAGACATGGACCCCTGGATTGTGTTTGACTCGAGGAGAACTCCCAGATCCGAGTTCGATGGCTGGCTGGAGAGTAACAGGCCTTCAAAAGTGCCCAGGTATGGTAATGAGGAAGGTGGTATGGGCCCCGTGGGGTGGATTGCTGTGCGGGGCCCGACCTACTCTCCAGACAGTGGGGATGTCGACGGTCTCCAGGAGGGCTGGGAGCAACTTTTGGCCAGTGGCCGGTCTGTAAGCTTCCAGACAGTGAAGGAGCTGGCCCTGAACTACGGAGTTCTCTCGGGCAAATGGCTGATGCACTTGGACTCTGGTTTCAAGCTGGACAATGCGTGGGAGTGCGTGGCCAGAGCAGCCCTGGATGGCAAGGTCTGGACATGTAAAGTCAGTACCTATGACCCCAAGGGAGAGTGCAAGCAGGTCATTTGTGCCTACAATGAGAACTTCACCGACGAGAGCGAGATTATTAGGCTGGACTCTGTTATTCGCGCTACAGGGGTCAAATGCCCTCTCACCTACAAGCCGGATGTGTACACGTACCTGGGAATCTACCGAAACAACCGCTGGAAGCTTTGCCCAACCATTTATGAGAGCAAATTTAACCTGGAGTGCGTACCTAGACGTTCCCACATCATCAACAGAGTCACCAATCTTGAAGTAACATAA
- the drap1 gene encoding dr1-associated corepressor has translation MPSKKKKYNARFPPARIKKIMQTDEEIGKVAAAVPVIISRALELFLESLLTKACQVTQSRNAKTMTTSHLKQCIELEQQFDFLKDLVATVPDMQGEGEENHTEGGGEKVPRRGRKPGSGRKNGGAGSKGKDKKLSGTESEQEDDTEDSETDGDEEDGSQSSTNQQAASRFHSPNPPPNYMQMGNMVSMGSMAPAQPQSGMAFVPHPSMMSAAPPPPPPATHKTEDDDDEDYDS, from the exons ATGCCcagcaaaaagaagaaatacaacGCCAGATTCCCTCCG GCAAGGATTAAGAAGATTATGCAGACAGATGAAGAAATAGGCAAAGTGGCTGCAGCAGTACCTGTTATTATTT CGAGAGCCCTGGAGCTTTTCTTGGAATCATTGCTTACGAAGGCTTGTCAAGTCACCCAGTCTAGGAACGCAAAGACGATGACGACGTCACATTT aaaGCAGTGTATCGAGCTGGAGCAACAGTTTGATTTCTTAAAAGACCTGGTGGCAACGGTGCCAGACATGCAGGGCGAGGGAGAGGAGAACCACACCGAGGGGGGAGGAGAAAAAGTCCCACGCAG GGGTCGAAAACCAGGGTCTGGCCGCAAGAATGGTGGAGCTGGTTCTAAAGGCAAAGACAAGAAGCTGTCTGGCACAGAGTCGGAACAAGAG GACGACACGGAGGACAGCGAGACAGACGGCGACGAGGAGGACGGCTCTCAGTCAAGCACAAATCAGCAGGCCGCATCCAGGTTTCACAG CCCTAACCCACCCCCCAACTACATGCAGATGGGCAACATGGTTTCAATGGGCAGCATGGCCCCAGCACAGCCCCAGAGCGGCATGGCCTTCGTCCCCCACCCCTCCATGATGAGCGCCGCACCGCCTCCCCCACCGCCCGCGACGCACAAAACCGAGGACGACGACGATGAAGATTATGACTCTTAG